In the genome of Cynocephalus volans isolate mCynVol1 chromosome 10, mCynVol1.pri, whole genome shotgun sequence, the window GCGCGGGCGGAGGACTGAGAAGGGGTGGCGCGGGCCGGAACCTCGAGGTATGTGCGGGAAGGGGTTCTTCCCCGGGTTGGGAGGGAGCCCAGCCCGCGAGGCTTGCGGGAGCGGAGTGGAACTGGAATCCAGGAAGTAGCGGGAGTAGCAGAAAGGGGGCTTCAGTGTGGGGGAGGCGGGGAATAGGACTGTGAGGTTTGTTTCAGGGGACATTTTAAATTATGGGGTGGGGGTTGCTGGAAGAGGTCATTTGGAGGGTGGTTGGAGAGTGATCTCAGGTTCTTTTGTGGGTGAAGCCGAGAGACGAGTGAGGTGGGATCCTGAAGGAGCAAAGTACTTTAGCACCGGGAACAATTTGGAGAATGAGGGTGGTAGAGAAAGGATTTAAAGAGTAATCTTTGGGAGGAGGGTGAACGGTTTGGAAGACCACTCCGGTCGGGGGTATGGAGGAAAGCCATTTAAAGAACAGTTTCCTTGGGATGTAGGAGAAAGGGTTAAACAGCTTGGTAAACAGTGCCAGCGAAAGTCGGGGGGTAATTTGGAGGGGGTTGGAGAAGATTGGGGGAAGAGGATAGAAAAGTCCCAGAAACTGGGTGGGACTAGCAATAGGAAGTGTTTATAGCTTTAGCTGAAAGGGTGGGAGGGGGCCAGAGGAGAGGGTGGAGAaaatgggggagggtgggaggaaagtCCAGCATAGAGGCACACCCCAAGCTGGGCTAGAAAGGAAGGGTGTTTGGGGAAGGTAGGGTGCCATAGCAATAAGACGAGGAAAGGTCGAAATGGGGCTGCAGAGTAGCAGAAGATGGAGAAAACTGGAGTAAGTCAGATCGACTGAAGCCATCTTTTCCACCCATCGCCATCTTTTCCACCCATCGTCTACAGATACCAGTAATTGATTCCCTCCAACATGGGAATCCTAAAATGTGATGGGAAGTACCACGTATGTGCATAGTATCCACACGCGTTTTTGAACACACTCTTCAAAGTTTGGAAGCATTCAGTTTCACCTACCCTCCGTAACCCCTTTTTGGAGGGGAATAAGCTTCTCATTTAGAAACAGGATTTTAGACTTCGTGACATAAGCCTGTTGAGAGACAAGATCCACTTCGAAATTAAGACATCCCCTCAGTCACAAAAGCACAGTAACAccgctaataaaaataatgtgttcgGTTGCATATAAAACGTCCTGAGTTGTTCATTTGGTGGAAAGGTACATAGAGAAATAGTTGTCATATGTAGAGAAATGACCTTCCAGAACTCAATCCCTGAAGCAGTTTGGTAAACCCTATCTGCCATGTTTGAATTTCTCCCATTATGTAAACTTGATTTTATTCTGATGACTTGCTGCTTTTATAGGATGTTTTCGTCCactataaacattaaaataattatagagcGTAGTATTAAGACATTCTATAGTATTATACTAAGAAAATGCCACATTCTTCTGAATAAGCAATAGCTTGACCCTGAAGGCTTAACCATGTGTTAAGCACTGTGCTGAAAGCTTTATATTCATTACCTCATTTTTACAACAACCTCTTGAGATAAGTGTTTTTATTCCTGATTTATTGGTGGGAAAACAAATGTAGGTTAAATTACCCATTGTCACACATAGAATAGGTGGCAGAATCACAGAATCCAGGTCTGACAAGTGAGTGCTTCCCTGTATccctaaacaaaataattttaattttgtatttaacaATTCAGAGACCAGAGGATAAGGGAGTTACATTTTGTCTGAGATTAAATTGAACCACAAAGAATGTCCTGTATTCTCTTGGCTTTTTTTCCTCCACACTAAGGAGCAGAGGTTTGGGATAAAGTTTTGAATTCTGGAGGTGGCATTGAATAGATTTCCAACAGTTTGGAACACCTAAGTATCAATTGGATGTGATAGAAAGCAAGCTTTCCAGTGtcctggtgggggctgggggagcttatttgtttttatctgcCCACTCCACAGATGTAATAGGTAATTTGGTGGCAAGTTATAAGATCTTCCCTGTAGGTTACTTATTTGCCATTTTGTAAGAGGTGCTGTGAGAATAAGGCAACTATTTGTAAAACACCAGAAGTTCTCATACAGAAGTTACTTATATGAGGGGGCTGATTGAGCAGAGGACTGCAGAAGAGGCTGTACTGTGGAGGGGTTAGGGTTCACATCCTAACTCTACCACTTAATAGCTCCGTGACCAGTTCCTTAACCTTTAACTTCCCTATGCCtctttccttacctgtaaaatgggagtgagaAGACTGTGCCTACATAGGGTGGTTGTCGGGTTGAAATGATGAAAGCCTCCAGATAAGTGTTCAAAAAAGATTAGCTATATGGAAATGAAACTTTTTGTATTATAAAGATAATGCTTTGCCTGGCTCTTAAGAAATCACATGGTCGTGTTTTGACTTGCCAGGTtctttataatcattttaataattactaacttcaaaatagaaatagaataaagctaaatgaaagtaaaataggTTTTCCCTAGATTGGTCTGATTGCAGCCAGAGCTTTTGGGATTTGGTTAGGGTTCCCATTGTGGGTCTGGATTAGTTCTTCAAGTGCTGGTTCTTTTGCTGCTCTAGGTTTGTTCAGGGATCTTGAAGTCATCTGTACACACTGAGAAGCGACTGTCTTGACTTTACCTGGGACCCCCAAACTAACCCCAGGTCTTAAGACGGGTTGATCTGAGGCAAGCTTACATAGGTAACATTTAAGGGAAGAAATTGGGAGTTAAAATGTATGaagtgctttaaaatttttttttcctttacaaagCTCAAGTCATTTGACTAATTTAGGAATCTagaatttatgtattatttagttGATTTAGCTATGTGAAGGCCCAGAAAAATCCAGTAGGAAaccttttcccctttatgagacTGGGCTCGGGGACATAATTTATTACAGGGGAAAGAGGTTTGGTTTTCTTTACACCTTCCCATCTCTCCAAGGCTGCACTCTAGTTGTAGCCTGTGAGACCTATACCACTCTGAAATATAATGAATTTAAACAATCTTTTTGGAAAGGTTCATCACAAATTAATCCTTGTACTCTGGTTACATTGTCAACCTGAAATTAGTGTTCGTAACTGAAGACCTGTTAGTTGGTCCTAGCCCAATCTGAGATTGATCTCGGTTCTCAAGAGAGAGTTGCAGGAGGAAACTTTCCACtaactctcttttattttttaattttatttgtttacttatttggtggctggcttatacagggatccaaacccttgactttggtgttatcaacactgcactctaaccaactgagctaatgacTCTTTTTTAGTTTCATGATTTGATATAGAGTGTAGTCATCAGACTGCCTTCAATTGTTGCTCCTGATAGAGCTGCAGCTTTTAAACAAGCCAGATTTTAGAACAAGCAACTAGAAATTGCTTTAATTGTCTTTTACTGTTGTTGGAATGAGTTGAGACTGAAGACTTAGAAATCTTTTTCTTATGCAGAGAATTTTCATTGTAATGTTGTTATATTATTACTAATAGGATTTaacttttataatatttcttcACCTCTTTGTTTTATACTCTTCCTGTCTACTCTTCAAGGGAATGGGGACAGATAGGGCTACATGTTCTTATACTCTTTTTAATCACCTCCACACTAAATTCCCTGCCATCTCCATCATTGAAGTACTCAGATATACCCACCTACTCTGGGCCTAAGAACAGTTACCTAGATTAGAAATCTTGAGgggcaagaaaaagaataatagaattcagatattacagaatattttaaggtgctaaagtagaattttaaaattcactaaAGGGATGCCTTCCTCTACGTTTCTAACTAACTTGGTAAATATACCCTCATGTACATAAATTACATAACTGTTGCCAGATTTGTCCACTGCGCTAGACTCTTATAAGCTGGGCTTGAACTTATTTAACAGCAGATAAACATCTGCAGCATCCCAGTAGGTGTAGCACAAGGCAAGTTTTTATCAGCCTGACTTGGTACAGCAGCAAAATGATGAGGTTGTATGCCACAGAATTCTTATTTTCAGGAGCATTGCTAGATGTCTGCCAGTATAACTAGATGTACTTAGGCAGGGCCTCCTACATCAGTGTATATAGAGAGGTGTGTGCTCGTTGAAGCACCAGGGATTAGTACATAAGTACAGCTGCTCTGTTCCAGCACCAGACATCTGTTTTCCTTTGCCCACTTAGGCCACTGTTCTGAATTCCTATACTAACAGGAGACCGCCCAGGAAATGTGGAATGcactgaaaatatttctgtatCCCCTTTTCCTAAACAACCCACATGTGCCCCTCTCAAGCATGTAGTCAAAGGGTTTAAAGATTGATTTTGGTTATCGGGAAATAGGCTCTACCTCCTTCCCTGCCCTGATCATCCTAGAACATGTATAACTGCATCAACACCTTGGTGCTTCTCTGAAACCACCtgtatttttcaataatttacaCCCATCAAGGAAAATACACTGCATTATCAGTCATCAGAAGCTTATTTGCAAGAACCCCTTCTCAGTCTGTGTGCATTACCAAGCCTTTTTTTGATTCATGGCTAAAATACCTATCACTCTCTAAATTATAGTCAAAATTATGCTGTCAGAATGCTGATTTGCTATTTAACCAATTTAATTTAAGATGCTGCTTCTTAGCCTTCTTTTCTTCaggcaaataataaaagaatttaacctgtaaaaaaaaaaaaaaaaaaagaatgctgatTTGCTTACCCCACCCTCTAAAATATTAGCTCTTCATTTCAATAGAATTTAaggtttttaaagcaattttgcatatgttttatttggttttcacAATTGTTTAATGAGTCATAATCTAAGTGTTAACCCCATATTCATTAAGTGACTTGTGTATAATCACACAGTAAAGAGTTGCATGCTTATAGGCTGGAaccttttaaaatctgattttaatccctgtacaggccagccacccccaaaaataaattgttaaattattatcCTTCTCCTTCAAGAAATcttaaaagagaattttaaaagcacttttGGTCCTGTTGATGCTGGTGGTAGGTCCTCTTTATGAAGGTCTTCGCCCTCTGAGCTAGCGTGTTACACTTTCTCAGGTGGACCACAACATGTGCTGCTACAGAGGTCTGGCTTATTCACGGATGCCCTCTTGACTCCCTGTTTTCCTTCTGATCAGCTCTTGCATGTACTCAGTGCCTAATTCCTTGATTCCTTTTCATTCTTATTGGCACTTGGTTTTCTCTTTTGGGAGGGCAGAATGGGTAGTGATTATGAGCGTAAATAGTCAGGTGGCCTACGTTTCTATCCCGCTGGCTCTACCGCATTGTAGCTGTGTGTGTAACACATGCAAGCAAGTGACTTAATCTACCTATGGCTCAGAAGTCTCATCTACGAAATAGGTATAAGTGTCTGTATCATAGAATTGTCATGATGATTGAATGAGATCCCACCAATATATGTGCATAGTGTACAGTCCAtagtaaaaattcaaaacatgttAGCTGCTACCTATATTTGAATTTGGAGTCCAGTAAGTTGACCAACTTCATGTTCCCAAAGTGAGTTTGGTGTCCAGGAGTAGAGGTTATGTCATTATGAGGCTGCTGGCAATATACTTTTCCCTGGAGATCCAAAATGAAGATTAACACACCAGTGGAAACCAGTTTTAATATTCTAATCAGGTGTTTGCTAAGCTTGAGCACAATTTTAATCCCTTTTAACTTTCAAAACTACAATTGTTGAACACTGGACTAATAACCTTCCACTAAACTCCATACGTACGTTGGAAAGACTTAGCCAGAAGCTGCAGTTTTGGTCCCCCACTCCCCTCAATGAATCTGTCCTTCCCAGAAAGACACAAATGCAAGTGAGTCTAGTTGTCCCCAGACAAAAATGTCTCATTTTATCCCATTCTTGTAGGGTACTCCAAACTTGCCACCAGGTGGTGCTGTTGTATAAAATGAAAGTCTTATCTAAGTGTCAGGATATTTTCATATCTAAATGAGGAGCCACATCAGAAGTCAGCTTACCATTCACTAAAGTTGTCTGAAggactttttcatttctcttggcttTGTATTTAGTTAAAGTGAGGACTTTGGAACCTAAAAATGTAAGATAATCAAAGTGGTAGACTTGAAGTTTATATAATCaccaaacaaaaagtaaaatctaGAAGAATTCCTTAGTTTTTTAGAAATATACAGAATGGAAAATAGGGTATTCTTGAGAAAGGCAAGTTAGCATCATGGGCAAGAGTGTGGTCTCTGCAGCATAcgacttgggttcaaattctgtctCTTTGACTTAGTAGTTCTGTGACCTTGAATACAACTGTGATACTTAGTACTTTTCTATACAGTAGTTGACTGTTGGTGATCTTAAGCAGTCTATCACATACATACATTATcagtaaaagaaaacacatggtgttaggagaataaaagaaaatgtatttaggGCTGGCTgactagctcagttggttagagtgcagccgtgtaacaccaaggttatgggtttggatccctatacacgccagccacccaaaaaaaaggaaatgtttctAAAGCACTTAGGAAGATACCTAGCATACAGTAAGTGATAAATaatagttgttgttgttgttgttatcctaaatcttttattttttcttttttctctacagCTTATTGTCAGTtgctttttaaagacagaaagctCATGGTGCAAATTGTTATCTCTAGGTGAGTACATTTCGAGATGTTTGTATTTAGCTTGAATGATTACGGCTATACAGGTTTGATATTTTCCTGGAAAAATCAGGGTCCTTAGGTGCATCTTGCACAAGTTCTTGTATTTTGATCTCTAGTTCAATGCCTAGAACCAGCCAATTTCCCAAGAATTTGTGCTCAACAAAAAGTTCCTATGGGCCTTGAATGGTGGTGTAGGACATTACTCATCCTTCACCCCTCAAAAATATTGTAACCGCCAGCCCTTTGCTTGCAGTGCGGGGGCTGGAGGCCTGGCAGAATGGGTGCTGATGGAGCTACAGGGGGAGATCGAGGCTCGCTACAGCACCGGCTTAGCTGGAAACCTCCTGGGAGACCTACATTACACCACTGAGGTGAGGggcttttcttttcctgcctAATGCCTCAGGAAAGCAAGCTACACCAAGGTGGTGCTCCCAGGACCCAGAGTGAGGACTGCCCTCAGGTTTGTTATTCAAGGTCTAGCTAATCTGCAAAACTCTCCGCTTGTTCTCCCCCCTCCATCTGTGCAGCAGCAAGGAAATTTAGCTTTGGGGGAACTGGAAAGGTCCCATCTGAAAGTGGAAATTTTCTTGTGTGGGGCTAGAAAAAGGGTGCAAGGGTGGGCTGTCCAGTGTGGCTGCTCCACAATGGTAGAGCCACACCAGGGAGTGGAGGTGCCAGCTTGCCTGCCAAGAGCAGCTTTGGAAAGCATCTGAGTATTATGGCCTTGTCCTGAACCTCAGGCATCTCATTCTTGTTCTGCCAAAGGGAATCCCTGTGCTGATCGTGGGGCATCATATCCTGTATGGGAAAATCATCCACCTGGAGAAACCTTTTGCAGTCCTTGTCAAACACTCTTCTGGGGAACAGGACTGTGATGAGCTTGGCCGTGAGACCGGCACCCGGTACCTGGTAACAGCACTCATCAAAAACAAGATCCTTTTCAAAACCCGCCCCAAGCCCATTATCACCAACGTCCCCAAGAAAGTATGAAAGAACCCCGGATTTTCCCTAGAGAGCGGCCAACACCTTGGACTCGTGCTCCGCTGCCACCTCGAGGACGGTTCGACAGTTCCTTGGGACCACAGGGGGGTCCTGTTCTGAACACAGGCCACCCATTGGGCGTGAACTCAGATCCCTACCTTATGGCAGCCGGTTCTCTTGGTGGAAATTTGGCCCCATTTCCAAGGAACCCATCTTCTTTTCCAACTTCATCAGGCTCATTGGCTTCAAACCCAGCACCATTCCCTGCTGGTGCTCGTGACCCAGGCATGACTTCTTTTCCAagagggatgaatcccactggcACAGGCGCAGTTTCTTTCCCAAGGCCAGGTGGCCTTTTGGGTCCAGGCCCAAGTCCAGTTCTAAACCCTAGAACAGGAGCTCTTCCAGGCCCGGGGCCGCTGTCTAACCCCAGGTTAGGGGGTCTCCCAGGACCAGGTCCTATGTCCAACCCAAGAGCAGGTGGTCTTCTGGGAGCTGGTCCTGACCCTAGAGGTGGTGGCCCCATGGGCCCTGGATCTGGACCCAACCTGAGAGCAGGTGTCCTGTTGACTTCCGGGAATGGTCCTCCCAATCCTAGGCCAGGTGGCCTGGGCCCGGGACTAAATCCCAATCTGAGATCAGGCTTTTTAGGTACAAATCCTGCCCCCAGGTCAGGTATGTTTCCAGGCCCAGGCCTTGGGCCCAACCCAAGGGTAAGTGGCCTTGGCCCAGGCCTTGGGCCCAACCCAAGGGCAGGTGGTTTGGGCCCAGGCCCTAATCTGGATACCAGAGCGAGTGGCCTCTTGGGCACAGGATCTGGTCTTAATTTAAGAATGACTGGACCTCAAGGCCTAGATCTTGCCCCCATTTTAAGAGCGGCAGGTCTTTTAGGAGCAAATTCGGCTTCCTTCTCACAGGCTTCTGGAAACATGGGCACAAACCCATCCTCCATGGCAAGAGTACCTGGCTCCATAGGCCCAAACTCAGGTCCTGGCTCTCGGGGAATGGGCCTTCCAGGGCCAAATCCATCTCCAATGCCAAGGGCTCCTGGCCCCTTAGGGCCTAATTCAGCTCATTTCTCAAGGCCAGGTGGCCCCATGGGGGTAAATGCCAATCCCTTTCCAAGGGGGACAGGTTCAGGGGGACTGAACCCAGCTGCCTTCTCTCAGTCTTCTGGCACATTGGCTTCAAACCCAGCTACCTTCCAAAGGTCTGCTGGCCTTCAGGGCTCAAGTCCAGCAATTTTCCCAAGAGCCTCTGGGCCACTAGGCCCCAACCCAGCTAACTTCCCAAGGGCCACTGGTCTGCAGGGTCCAAGTCCAGCTACCTTCCCAAGGTCTACTGGCTCATTAGGCCCTGGTCAAGTTGCTTTCCCCAGGTCAGCTGCTGGGCAGCTCAGCTCTTCCCCAGCAGGCCCTATGAGTATCAACCCAGCTCCTTTTGCAAGGCCAACTGGGGCCCTGGGCCTAAACCCAGCATCCTTTCCAAGGATGAATGGCCCTGCAAGCAAGAGTGTGGTCCCATTTCCTAGAGTGGGGAGCCTCTCCGGCACAAACCAAGCTGCTTTCCCCAGACCAGCAGGTCCAATGGCGGCAATGTACCCAAATGGAATGTTACCCCCTTAAACACTGTTTTCCCTTCAGGACCACCTTGGTTTCCAGGCACTGTGGTTCTCAGCAGGGGCTGTCTCAAGTAAAAGAGTAGAAATGGAGCTACAGTCTGAAGAACATAGCTGGGCTTAAGTTCAAATGAGCCatctttttcctctgctttttttcctgattgaagGTAAATGTTATTTGTGCATCATGGACAATAGCAGGTAGGAACGATCTTGGCCTTGAGAGAAAGGATCTCCAGCCTTCTGGAAGTCTGCTGTGCTTTGGTCCCACAGCTTTCTGCCCCTTGTTTCTTACTAGTTTCTTGAATTGTTCTTGTGGACTTTTCCTCAGGGATACATTGGCCTGCAGGTCCCAATTCACATGTAGTCCCCTGCTCACCACTGAAGAAATCAGCTCACTGCTCTCTAGAAATGTTGTATTGGTGAATGGACCATGCTTCAGTAGCTGTGACCTGGGCAGCTTGGACCTGGTCATCCTCTACTGCCATCCCTTTCCCCTGGGAGCTTGAACACAACAAGGAGGTAGACAACCACTTCAAAGACCCATCAAATACAGT includes:
- the DERPC gene encoding decreased expression in renal and prostate cancer protein: MKEPRIFPRERPTPWTRAPLPPRGRFDSSLGPQGGPVLNTGHPLGVNSDPYLMAAGSLGGNLAPFPRNPSSFPTSSGSLASNPAPFPAGARDPGMTSFPRGMNPTGTGAVSFPRPGGLLGPGPSPVLNPRTGALPGPGPLSNPRLGGLPGPGPMSNPRAGGLLGAGPDPRGGGPMGPGSGPNLRAGVLLTSGNGPPNPRPGGLGPGLNPNLRSGFLGTNPAPRSGMFPGPGLGPNPRVSGLGPGLGPNPRAGGLGPGPNLDTRASGLLGTGSGLNLRMTGPQGLDLAPILRAAGLLGANSASFSQASGNMGTNPSSMARVPGSIGPNSGPGSRGMGLPGPNPSPMPRAPGPLGPNSAHFSRPGGPMGVNANPFPRGTGSGGLNPAAFSQSSGTLASNPATFQRSAGLQGSSPAIFPRASGPLGPNPANFPRATGLQGPSPATFPRSTGSLGPGQVAFPRSAAGQLSSSPAGPMSINPAPFARPTGALGLNPASFPRMNGPASKSVVPFPRVGSLSGTNQAAFPRPAGPMAAMYPNGMLPP
- the CHTF8 gene encoding chromosome transmission fidelity protein 8 homolog, translating into MVQIVISSAGAGGLAEWVLMELQGEIEARYSTGLAGNLLGDLHYTTEGIPVLIVGHHILYGKIIHLEKPFAVLVKHSSGEQDCDELGRETGTRYLVTALIKNKILFKTRPKPIITNVPKKV